The window ACCCTCCAAAACTCCGCCCAAACCACCACTCCTCCCAGCTTCCCCTCTCCGAAATCATAAATCATAAATCATAAATCACCCCACCTCCCCCACCCCGCACACACGCCCCATCGCGTGCATGCCACTCCTCATCTCCCCATCTGATTGTCTCATAGTCTGATGGTCTCGTCGTCTCTCAACAACCGCAAACCACCGCCAACAATCGCAAACTCTACTTCCCGCCCCCCATATACCGCAGCACCTTCCCCAGCGTCCCCCGCATCTCCTTCCGCTCCACGATCATATCCACCAGACCGTGCTGCATCATAAACTCCGCCGTCTGAAACCCCGGCGGCAGATCCGCATGCGTCGTCTCCTTCACCACACGCGGACCCGCAAAACCGATCATGCACTTCGGTTCCGCCAAAATCAGATCCCCCAGCGTCGCAAAGCTCGCCGTCACCCCGCCCGTCGTCGGATGCGTCAGCACCGAGATATACGGCAGCTTCGCCTCCGCATGCCGCGCCAGCGCACCGCTCGTCTTCGCCATCTGCATCAGGCTCAAAATCCCCTCATGCATGCGCGCACCACCCGACGCCGAAAACACGATCACCGGCTTCCGCTCCGCCGTCGCCGCCTCGATCGCACGCGTGATCTTCTCCCCCACCACGCTCCCCATGCTCGCACCCAGAAACCGGAAATCCATGATCGCCAGCAGCACCGGCTGCGCCTCGATCATCGCCCTGCCCGTCACCACCGCCTCCGTCAGACCCGTCTTATTCTGATACGCCTTCACCTTGTCCAGGTAGCCCTTAAAGCCCAGCGCATTCACAGAGTCCAGGCCCTTGTCCATCTCCACAAAGCTCCCCTCATCCACCAGGCTCGCGATCCTCTCGTCAGACCCAATCGTAAAATGGTAGCCGCAGCTCGTGCACACCCTCAGATTCTTCGCCAGCGCCTGCTCAAACAGGCTCTCCCCGCACGACGGACACTTCGTCCACAGCCCCTCCGGCATATCGCGCTTCTTCTCACCCAGATCATTGACATTGCGTTTCTTGAAAAATCCCATGGTAGTAGTGTTCGGTCAGTAAAACAGGCGCCTCCTAGCCCTCGGCAGGCCCGATCCAGCACCTCCCCGATTGGCATGTCGCAGGAGTCGCCAGGGCAGGAAAACCCACCCCGCACACGCATTCACAGGCCCGGCCTCAGCCGGACGCGGGGCCGATCCTAGCCCCGGGTTACCGTAATGACCACCACTTTTTCAGCCTCCCCCTCCCGCCGCAGCACCCGCGCACACTCACTCGCCGTCGCCCCCGTCGTAAAAACATCATCCACCAGCAGCACCCGCCTCCCCCTCAGCCCCCCGTCCCCGCACCCGCCACGTCCCCGCCTCAGCTCAAACGCCCCTCGCAGATTTCGCAGCCGCTCCTCCCGGTCCAGCCCCGCCTGCTGCACCGTCTCCCGCGTCCGCACCAGCGCCCTCACCGCCCGGATCCCCGTCATCTCAGACAGCCGCACACACAGCTCCCAGCTCTGGTTATACTCCCGGTCCGCCTCCCGGCTCGCATGCAGCGGCACCGGCACCAGCAGCCACTCCCCCAGGTCCTCCCCCGCCAGCCTCCGCTCCTCCAGCGTCCGCATCAGCAGACACGCCAGCGCACCCCGCAGATGCAGCCGCCGCTCATACTTAAACCGGTGCACCATCTCCCGCACCGCCCCCTCCGCCCGGCACGCCGCCACCGCAAAGTCAAATTCCAGCCTCCGCCCGCTGCAGTTCATGCAGCGAAACTCCCCCTCCACCGCCCCCTCATACACCTCCCCGCACACCCCACAATACGGCTCCTCCACCCACGGCAGAGCATCCTCACACCCCTCACAAAACCACCCCTCCCCCACCGGCCCCTGGCACACACAGCACAGCCTCGGAAACACCAAATCCACCACCGCCTCCCACCCCGGCCTCAGCAACCGCTGCACACGCGTAGGTTCTGGAGGACCAGGAAAAGCCATCCCATAGTCTAGCCAAGCCCCAGCTCCCACGTCCACCGCAAACTCCCATCCCAGGAATCGTCCTCCTACTCGAACTCTGCCTGCCCTTCGAAGCTTCAGCGAAGAATGGGTCCTCGTTCCCACCTCTCCTCCCCACCGCTCAACATCCCCCACCCCTCATTCGAGAAAATTCGCGGCCAATTCCTGTCAATTCGCGTCGCCAAAAAAGCTCCCCACCACTCAACATCACCCTCCCCTCATTCGCGAAAATTCGCGGCTATTCGCGCCCCATTCGCGTTGAAAAAAGCCCCTCCGACTCCCCTCATTCATAAAAATTCGCGGCCAGTTCCTGCCAATTCGCGTCCCCAAAAAAGCCCCCCACCACTCAACATCCCCCACCCCTCATTCCAGAACATTCGCGGCTATTCGCTCCCATTCGCGTTCAAAAAGCTCCCCTCAACAACCGTTCAGCCACTGTCAACAACGGTAAACCACCGTAAACTCCTCCCCATCCCCCATCTGATTGTCTCATTGTCCGATGGTCTTCCGCGCGCCCCCACTCCCCAAAATCATAAATGCGCCGCCCCTCCGTATTGGGAGCGCCGATGTCCACATCGGCTCCGGCCAGCCCTTCCGCCACACCCACACTCACCGCACCACCCCAAACTCCTCCACACGCCAGTCCCCAGCCCCAAGCACCAAAGGTGCGACCTATCGCAGCCCTGGGCAACGCCCAGGGAAATCGCCACGCGAAAACCGTGAAGCCCTGAAAGGGCGGCCTAACTCAACCCCTCTACTTTCCTTCCCTCGCCAGCTCCGCCCCAAACTTTGTCTTTGCCGGTGTGCCCCCACCTGCTAGCAAAAGCACATGCCCAGCAGCCCCCTGCAAAAAATCCTTGCCAAATACCGCGCCACATCCCAGACCGAGCGGGAAAAAGGCACCTACTTCGAGGAGCTCATCCGCACCTACTTCCGCTTCGAGGCCAGCTACGCCGACCTCTATTCAGATGTCTGGCTCTTCGCCGACTGGGCAAAAGAAATCGGCACTCCAGAGTTCGGCATCAGTGCCAAAGACACTGGCATCGACCTCGTAGCCCGCACTCGTGGCACGGAGGAATACCACGCCATTCAGTGCAAATGCTACGCCCCCGACTACCGGGTGATGAAAGGCGACATCGACAGCTTCTTCACCGCATCTGGCAAGAAGTGCTTTGCCCAGCGCATCATCGTCGCCACCACCAACGACTGGAGCGACAACGCGGAAAACGCCCTCAGCAGCCAGCAGCCCCCCGTTTACAAGATCGATCTTCACGATTTGGAAGTCAGCCAGATCGACTGGGCCAAATACCAGCCCAGCAAGCCTCCCGCGCTCAAGCCCAAAAAGCAGCTCCGCCCCCACCAGATCACCGCCACGACAAAAGTGGGCCTTGGCTTCAAGTCTTCCGATCGTGGCAAGCTCATCATGGCCTGCGGCACCGGCAAGACCTTCACCTCGCTCAAGATCGCCGAGGAGATCGCCGGAAAAAACAAAGTCGTCCTCTTCCTCGTTCCCTCGCTCAATCTGCTTTCCCAGTCCCTCACCGAATGGACACAGGAAAGCGCCATTCCGCTCCACAGTTTCGCCGTCTGCTCGGATGCCGAAGTGGGCAAAAAGCGCGAGCAGATAGACGAAGACATCGTCGAAACCTTCGCCCACGAGCTGCGCTATCCCGCCACCACAGATGCCAAGCGCCTCGCCTTTGAAGTCTTGAAGCGGCACGACGCCCAGCACATGAGCGTCATCTTTTCCACCTACCACTCGCTGGATGTCCTCAGCCGTGCGCAGAATAAGTTCGGCCTGCCGCAGATCGATCTCGTCATCTGCGACGAGGCCCACCGCACCACCGGAGCCACCTTCGACACCGACGACAAGGAGAGCAATTTCGTCCGCGTCCATGACAACGACTTCCTGAAAGCCGCCAGGCGCCTCTACATGACCGCCACCCCGCGCATCTACGCGGACAGCGCCAAGGCCCAGGCCGAGAAGGAAAACATCGCCATCTGCTCCATGGATGACGAAGCCCTCTACGGGAAGCAGTTCCACGTCATCACCTTCTCCGAGGCAGTGGAGCTCAAACTCCTCACCGACTACAAAGTCCTCGTCCTCACCATCAGCGAGGACCACGTCAGCTCCCGCCTGCAAAACCTCCTCAAGGACGAAAATAACCAGCTCAAGGTGGACGACGCCGCCCGCATCATCGGCTGCTGGAAGGCCCTCAGCAAACAAGGCCTTTCTCAAGACCTCAACTTCGACCCCAGCCCCATGAAGCGCGCCGTTGCCTTCTGCCAGGTCATTGAGCGGCAAAAGGGCGCCAAGACTCACAAGGTCAGCTCCAAGCAGATCGCCTCCATGTTCAAGGCCGTCGTGGATGCCTATCAGGAAAAAGAAGACAGCGACAACGATCTCCTCTGCGAGGCCGAGCACGTGGACGGCACCATGAACGCCGCCGAAAAGGAGGAAAAGCTTTCCTGGCTCAAGGCCGAGCCACCGCCAAACACCTGCCGCATCCTCAGCAACGTCCGCTGCCTCAGCGAAGGCGTGGACGTGCCCGCGCTGGATGCTGTGCTCTTCCTCACCCCGCGCAATTCCCAGGTCGATGTCGTCCAGTCCGTCGGCCGCGTCATGCGCACCGCCCCCGGTAAGCAGCTCGGTTACGTCATCCTCCCCGTCGTCATCCCCTCCGGCATGGAGCCGCACGAGGCCCTGAATGACAACAAGGTCTATAAAGTCGTCTGGGATGTCTTGCAGGCGCTCCGCTCCCACGACGACCGCTTCGATGCCTTCGTCAACAAGCTCGACCTCATCGGCAAGGATCCGCGCAAGATGGAAGTCATCGCCATCACCGACAAGATCAACAAGAAGAGCAAGAAGGCTCCTTCCGATCCCGGCAAGGATGCCAAAGGCGGCAGCACCATCGGCCAGCCCGGCACAGGCGGCGGCGATGGCATGGTGCAAGGCACCCTCAAGTTCGAAGTCGGCGAACTCGAACGCGCCCTGAATGCTAAGCTTGTCAAAAAATGCGGCAACCGCAACCACTGGGAAGACTGGGCCAATGACATCGCCAAAATTGCCCAAACCCACATCTCCCGGATCAGCGGAATTGTCTTGAAGAATGATCCCAATCACAAAGACCCGAAAACCGAGGCTCCAAAGATTGTGAATGTGGATAGCAAAGAAGGCAAGGCCTTCCAAGCCTTCGCCCACGAACTGCGGGACGACCTCAACGACAGCATCACCGACACCGAAGTCATCGAGATGCTCGCCCAGCATCTCATCACCAAGCCCGTCTTTGATGCCCTGTTTAAAGACTACTCCTTTGCCAAAAACAACCCCGTCTCCCAAGCCATGCAGGGCGTGCTGGACGTGCTGCAGGAGCACCGCCTGGAAAAAGAGGCAGACACCCTAGAGAAATTCTACGCCAGCGTCGCGAACCGCGCCGAGGGCATTGATAACGCCGAGGGAAAGCAGAAGATCGTCGTCGAACTTTACGACAAGTTCTTCCGCAACGCCTTCCCCAAGATGACCGAGCGCCTCGGCATCGTCTATACTCCCGTGGAAGTCGTGGACTTCATCATCCACAGCATCAACGATCTCCTTCAGTCCGAGTTCGGCCAGACCCTCGGCAGCAAGGGTGTCCACATCATTGATCCATTCACCGGCACAGGCACCTTCATCACCCGCCTGCTCCAGAGCGGCCTCATCAAGCCCGAGGAACTCCCATGGAAATACAAGCACGAGATCCACGCCAACGAGATCGTCCTGCTTGCCTATTACATCGCCGCCATCAACATCGAGGCGGTCTATCACAGCCTGCTCAAGGACAATGGCACGAAGTATCAGCCCTTTGAAGGCATCTGTCTCACCGACACCTTCCGCATGGGTGAGGAAGACCTCGTTAGTGAATTGATGGCTGGGAACTCTGAGCGTCGCAAGCGTCAGCAGAAACTCGAAGTGCGAGTCATCATGGGCAACCCTCCGTATTCGGTCGGACAGACGAGCGAAAACGACAACGCCGCGAACATTGAATATCCCGCATTAGACGAGCGAATTCGCAGCACTTATGCCGACAAGTCATCTGCAACTCTTCAAAAAGGCCTCTATGACTCTTATATCCGCGCTATTCGTTGGGCCAGTGACCGTGTGGGGCGCAGTGGCATAATTGGCTTTGTAACAAATGGCAATTTCCTTGAAGTGGCGACGAATGACGGATTGAGAAGATGTTTAGCTGAGGAGTTCTCACGAATTTATGTATTTCATCTCCGTGGCAACGCCCGAACCACAGGCGAGCAACGCCGAAAAGAGAAAGATAATGTATTTGGGCAAGCAAGCCGAGCGCCAATTGCCATATCGCTTCTGGTGAAAAACCCCGCAGCCTATCAGCATGGAAAGATTTATTTTCACGACATCGGCGATTACCTGGGCACCGAAGAGAAGCTGCAAAAGATAGCGGAATTCGCCAGTGTAACTGGAATCACCAATTCAAATGAATGGAGGCCAATCACCCCTGATGCGCATGGTGACTGGCTTAAACAGCGCGACGAAAGTTTCAGCCGTTTTGTAGTGCTCGGTGACAAGAAGGGGGAAGGGATAAAGATCTTCAACAACTTCTCCCTCGGAGTCGTAACGAATCGTGATTCGTGGTGCTACAATGCCTCAAAAAGCCAATTGGAAGCCAACGTCAATCGTATTATCGACTTCTATAACGGTGAGGTTGACCGATTCAACAGAGCTTATCCTGGCGCGACCGGCAAAGCTCGTGCCGAGGCAGTGGATGGTTTCGTAAACACCGATAGAACTAAAATAAGTTGGACGCGCTCACTGAAAGCTGAACTCGTTAAAGACCATCAGTTCGGTTTCGAGAAAAGCTGCCTTACTCGTGGCCTTTATAGACCTTTCACGAAGCAGTGGTTGTATTTCAACCGTCGCTTCAACGAGATGGTTTACCAGATGCCGCGCATCTTTCCGAACGACGCGACGCAAAACCTTGTTATTGGCATCAATGGAAAAGGGAGTCGTAACGGATTCACCTCGCTCATTTCAGATCGCATAGTTGATCTCAATTCGCTAGAAGCTGGTGCGCAGTGCTTTCCTCTCTACTTCTACGAGAAGACAAATGACGACGGGGACGATGGCAGCTTGTTTGCCAAGACCGGTGGGAAGGACACCGACAGCTACACCCGGCGCGACGGCATCAGCGACGCGGGCCTGGCGCATTTCCAGGCGGCCTATCCCGCGAAGGGCGAGGGCGGCACGATCACCAAAGAAGACCTCTTCTACTACATCTACGGCCTGCTGCACTCCCCCGACTACCGCAGCCGCTACGCCGACAACCTCGGCAAGGAACTCCCGCGCATCCCCGCCGTGAAGACCTTCGCCGACTTCCGCGCCTTCTCCAAGGCAGGCCGCGACCTCGCCCACTGGCATCTCAACTACGAAACCGTGGCCCCCTACGCCGGTGCCACGCTCGACACCGGCAAAGTCCCGTTCAAGTCCCTGAAACCCGAGGACTACCGCGTAGTGAAAATGAAGTTCGCCAAGACCCGCGACCCCGAAACCAACAAGAGCATCAACGACAAGACCACCGTCTTTTACAACGACCGCATCACCATCCGGGACATTCCCCTGGAAGCCTACGACTACGTCGTCAACGGCAAGACCGCCCTCGAATGGGTCATGGAACGCCAAGCCGTCTCTGTAGATGATGGAAAAGGCGGTAGCGGCATCATGAATGACGCCAATCTCTGGGCCACAGAAACGATGGGGAATGCCAAGTATCCGCTAGAGCTTTTTCTGCGCGTGATCACCGTAAGCCTAGAGACGATGAAGATCGTGAACAGCCTGCCAAAGCTGGAGAACAAGTGACATTTTCAGAACTAAAGTACATTTCAACTACACATGCCTCAGACCACTCCTCCACCCACTGTTGATCAAGAAGTTCAGCGTGCTGAAACGATGTTTCTGAACGCTCACTCACCAAACATCAATTATGACCACTATTTTAAGGTGCGAGATCGTGAAGCGGCTGAGTTGAAATTGCGGCGTGATCGGCAACTTGAAATGCTAAAATGGTCATCCGCTTTGTTGGCGGGCTTGATAGTTGCTATTCCCAACCTTTTGACAAATGTCCCACCGCTCCAACAAACATCGATTCGACTGGGAATCGGGATCTCTGTATTTTGCGTTTTGGTAGCCGCCTGCAACCGCATACTACATGATTCCATCTTGGCAAAGTTCAGGGCCGACATCTGTCATGCCATGGATATTTGTGTGGGGTATCAGATCAACGACCAAAGCCTCAAGCAATCCCGTCTAAGACCCGCTCAAAAATGGATTTTCTGTTCTTTTTTGTGTCTCTTGGGCGGAATTGTCGCACTCGAATTATGGTTCCTGCCCCAAGATAAGCCTTCCTCCCAAGCAGGCACTACAACCAATGCTGAATTGAGATCGGAGCAAAACTCCCAAGAGCTAACTGCAAAACCAGCCTTGCCTCCTTCGGCCATTCTGCAGCATGGCGAACCTACAGCACCTGCAAGTCATAAAGCTACCCAGCCTGATTGACTAGTCAGCTGTGCTTCAGTCATACTTGATCACGATTTCGACTGCTCTTTAATGGAAAATGGTACTATGCAATCATGCAGTGCCCGTGGCAAACAAACGGCCAATAGATACGGGGTAAACCTCCGGCTCCTCTGCATCGTCCCAATCTCGGCCTGCCCTCCGACACGTCCTTCGTAGCTCAGCTTGCCCTTCGTAGCTCAGCTTGCCCTTCGTAGCTCGCAGAGCGAAGAACGGGCAGAGCGAAGAACGGGCAGAGCGAAGAACGGGCAGAGCGAAGAACGGGCAGAGCGAAGAAGAAAGCTTCAGCGAAGAATGGGCGTCCCATCCGCACGCAGCTTCGTCCCCCTCACCCTCCGGGCTCCCCACAGTCCTCTGCCTCGCCCCCCTCGGCACCGCAGCCCCACCTCCGGCCATCTCTGCGTTTCTCCAATTTCGCTTCGCGGCTTCGCAACTGCGGCGCCCCTCCGGGATCCCCATCTTTGACCATCCATCTTTTACCAGCCCCTCTCCGATCATCTGCTCCTCCCTAAATCTTCATCGCCGATCATCTCTGCGTTTCTCCAAACTCTGCGGTGAAAATCCTCCGCCCCATCAGCATCCCACTCAGCCCCCATTTTCTGGATCATGAGTGTTCGATGAGTGGTTCAAATATCCGGCTCTGAAATCCCCATTTTTTCATCCTCTTTCCCATTCCACGTCCTTCGAAGCCCAAAGGGCGAAGAACGGATTTCGGCCATCCACTCCGGGTCCCATCAGTGCCAGTCAGTGAAAGTCAGTGGTATAAACCCTTCCTGCACCTCCGGCCTCTCCGCGTCGTCCCAATCTCTGCCTGTCCTCCGAAGCTTCAGCGAAGGATGGACGGCGCCCCCACCCATCTCAATCTCACATCTTTTACCATCCATCTTTTACCAGCCTCTCTCCGATCATCTGCTCGCCCCAAATCATCTCTCCGTCTCTCCAATTTCGCTTCGCGGCTTCGCAACTGCGGTGCCCCTCCGGACTCCCCATCTTTGACCATCCATCTTTTACCAGCCCATCTCCGATCATCTGCTCCTCCCCCAAAGTTCCCTCAGATCATCTCTGCGTTTCTCCAAACTCTGCGGTGAAAATCCTCCGCCCCATCAGCATCCCACTCAGCCCCCATTTTCTGGATCATGAGTGTTCGATGAGTGGTTCAAATATCCGGCTCTGAAATCCCCATTTTTTCATCCTCTTTCCCATTCCACGTCCTTCGAAGCCCAAAGGGCGAAGAACGGATTTCGGCCATCCCCTCCGGGTCCCATCAGTGCCAGTCAGTGAAAGTCAGTGGTATAAACCCTCCTGCACCTCCGGCCTCTCCGCGTCGTCCCAATCTCTGCCAGTCCTCCGAAGCTTCAGCGAAGGATGGACGGCGCCCCCACCCATCTCCATCTCCCATCTTTTACCATCCATCTTTTACCAACCCATCTCCGATCATCTGCTCGCCCCAAATCATCTCTCCGTCTCTCCAATTTCGCTTCGCGGCTTCGCAACTGCGGCGCCGCTCCGGATCCCCATCTTTTACCAGCCATCTTTTACCAGCCTCTCTCCGATCATCTCTGCGTTTCTCCAATCTCTGCGGTGCCAATCCCCTCCACCAGCCCTGCTCGATACCTCAGCAGCCATCCCCGCATCGTCCCCATGCCACTCCACCACATCCTCCGTTCATTCAGATTCCGTGTATTCCGTGGTCAACCTCCGCTCCTCACCACAACGCCCCCCCAGCTCCCATCTTTGACCAACCCATCTCCGATCATCTGCTGCCCCACCCAATCCCCACAGATCATCTCTGCGTTTCTCCAAACTCTGCGGTGCTCCCTCCGGATCCCCATCTTTGACCATCCATCTTCTACCAGCCCATCTCCGATCATCTGCTGCCCCCCCACCCAATCCCCTCAGATCATCTCTGCGTTTCTCCAAACTCTGCGGTGCTCCCTCCGGATCCCCATCTTTAACCATCCATCTTTAACCATCCATCTTTGACCAGCCTCTGCTCCTCCGCTCCTCCGCCCCCTCTGCTCCTCCGCTCCTCTGCGGCAAACCCAAACATCCCAGCGTCCCCCCATCTCCCATCTCATTGTCTGATTGTCCCTCAGTCTCCCCAACTTCCCCACCACCGCCCCCATGCTTCCCCTCTCCGAAATCATAAATCGTAAATCGTAAATCATAAATCTCCCCTCAGACTTCCCATCTCCCATCTCCCATCTCCCATCTCCCATCTCCCATCTCCCATCTCCCCATCTGATTGTCTCCCACATCTGATTGTCTCCCCATCTGATTGTCTCCCACATCTGATTGTCTCCCCATCTGATTGTCTCCCCATCTCATTGTCTGATTGTCCACCAGTCTCCCCGGCAACCGCAAACTTGAACCCCCGCTTCCCCGCGCCAAACTCCCCTCCATGTCCCGCATCGGCACCCCCCTCTCCTCCTCCGCCACCAAAGTCATGCTCCTCGGCTCCGGCGAGCTCGGCAAGGAAGTCGTCATCGAGCTCCAGCGCCTCGGCTGCGAAGTCATCGCCGTCGATCGCTACGCCAACGCCCCCGCCATGCAGGTCGCCCACCGCAGCCACATCATCTCCATGCTCGATGGCCAGGCCCTCCGCCGCCTCGTCGAACTCGAAAAGCCCGACTGCATCGTCCCCGAGATCGAAGCCATCGCCACAGACACCCTCCTCGAGCTCGAAGCCGAAGGCTTCCGCATCGTCCCCACCGCCCGAGCCACCAAGCTCACCATGAACCGCGAAGGCATCCGCCGCCTCGCCGCCGAAGAGCTCCACCTCAAAACCTCCCCCTACATCTTCGCCTCCACCGAAGAAGAATTCCGCGCCGCCATCGCCAAAATCGGCATGCCCTGCGTCATCAAGCCCATCATGAGCAGCTCCGGCAAAGGCCAGAGCGTCGTCAAAACCGAAGCCGACATCCCCCACTCCTGGCAGTACGCCCAGGAAGGCGGCCGCGCCGGCAAAGGCAAAGTCATCGTCGAAGGCTTCGTCGACTTCGACTACGAGATCACCATGCTCACCGTCCGCCATGTCGGCGGCACCTCCTTCTGCGCCCCCGTCGGCCACACCCAGATCAAAGGCGACTACCGCGAATCCTGGCAGCCCCACCCCATGTCCCACAAAGCCCTCGCCGCCGCCGAGCACATGGCCGGCGCCATCACCGAAGCCCTCGGCGGCCGCGGCCTCTTCGGCGTCGAAATGTTCGTCAAAGGAGACGACGTCATCTTCAGCGAAGTCTCCCCCCGCCCCCACGACACCGGCCTCGTCACCCTCATCTCCCAGGACCTCTCCGAATTCGCCCTCCACGTCCGCGCCATTCTCGGCCTCCCCATCCCCAACATCCGCCAGCACGGCCCCAGCGCCAGCTGCGCCGTTTTGGTCGAAGGCGAGTCCTCCAACGTCCAGTTCGGCGCCCTCGACCACGTACTTGCCGAATCCGACACACAATTGCGCCTTTTCGGCAAGCCCACCGTCAGCGGCCAGCGCCGCATGGCCGTCACCCTCGCCCGCGCCGAAACCATCAACGAAGCCCGCGCCAAAGCCCACCGCGCCGCCCAGGCCATGGAAATCCGCCTCTAAAAGACATCATACCATACCCGCGCACCAAAATGACTCCTGAAAGATTGCACGACCTGCTCTACAACTGCGCAGAACTGCACGATGCTGAAAAGATGTCAGAAATCGGGGATGCCTTGGTCACAACCACGATTGTTGACGAAGATTCGACCTGGGCAGCACCCGTAGAAGAACGCATCCTTTTCGGATTGTGCTGCATCCTTCATCATGCGGGCGCAAACGGACTGGACGACATGTGGGCGATCAATGAAATGGCCTCAGTCGCAACAATGGCATCTGCTCTCGAAGGATTGCAACTGATTGGCGAAAAAGCACTATACGATCATGCCATGGTGTTTTGGAACCACATGATGGCTCAAATAGCAGATCAGGAGCTCAAAATCCCGTTAAAGTATAGCGATGCCAAGCGGGGAGATTACGCAGATGCAGAAAATGCCATCATGGAGGCAGATTATG is drawn from Prosthecobacter vanneervenii and contains these coding sequences:
- the accD gene encoding acetyl-CoA carboxylase, carboxyltransferase subunit beta; this encodes MGFFKKRNVNDLGEKKRDMPEGLWTKCPSCGESLFEQALAKNLRVCTSCGYHFTIGSDERIASLVDEGSFVEMDKGLDSVNALGFKGYLDKVKAYQNKTGLTEAVVTGRAMIEAQPVLLAIMDFRFLGASMGSVVGEKITRAIEAATAERKPVIVFSASGGARMHEGILSLMQMAKTSGALARHAEAKLPYISVLTHPTTGGVTASFATLGDLILAEPKCMIGFAGPRVVKETTHADLPPGFQTAEFMMQHGLVDMIVERKEMRGTLGKVLRYMGGGK
- a CDS encoding DEAD/DEAH box helicase — translated: MPSSPLQKILAKYRATSQTEREKGTYFEELIRTYFRFEASYADLYSDVWLFADWAKEIGTPEFGISAKDTGIDLVARTRGTEEYHAIQCKCYAPDYRVMKGDIDSFFTASGKKCFAQRIIVATTNDWSDNAENALSSQQPPVYKIDLHDLEVSQIDWAKYQPSKPPALKPKKQLRPHQITATTKVGLGFKSSDRGKLIMACGTGKTFTSLKIAEEIAGKNKVVLFLVPSLNLLSQSLTEWTQESAIPLHSFAVCSDAEVGKKREQIDEDIVETFAHELRYPATTDAKRLAFEVLKRHDAQHMSVIFSTYHSLDVLSRAQNKFGLPQIDLVICDEAHRTTGATFDTDDKESNFVRVHDNDFLKAARRLYMTATPRIYADSAKAQAEKENIAICSMDDEALYGKQFHVITFSEAVELKLLTDYKVLVLTISEDHVSSRLQNLLKDENNQLKVDDAARIIGCWKALSKQGLSQDLNFDPSPMKRAVAFCQVIERQKGAKTHKVSSKQIASMFKAVVDAYQEKEDSDNDLLCEAEHVDGTMNAAEKEEKLSWLKAEPPPNTCRILSNVRCLSEGVDVPALDAVLFLTPRNSQVDVVQSVGRVMRTAPGKQLGYVILPVVIPSGMEPHEALNDNKVYKVVWDVLQALRSHDDRFDAFVNKLDLIGKDPRKMEVIAITDKINKKSKKAPSDPGKDAKGGSTIGQPGTGGGDGMVQGTLKFEVGELERALNAKLVKKCGNRNHWEDWANDIAKIAQTHISRISGIVLKNDPNHKDPKTEAPKIVNVDSKEGKAFQAFAHELRDDLNDSITDTEVIEMLAQHLITKPVFDALFKDYSFAKNNPVSQAMQGVLDVLQEHRLEKEADTLEKFYASVANRAEGIDNAEGKQKIVVELYDKFFRNAFPKMTERLGIVYTPVEVVDFIIHSINDLLQSEFGQTLGSKGVHIIDPFTGTGTFITRLLQSGLIKPEELPWKYKHEIHANEIVLLAYYIAAINIEAVYHSLLKDNGTKYQPFEGICLTDTFRMGEEDLVSELMAGNSERRKRQQKLEVRVIMGNPPYSVGQTSENDNAANIEYPALDERIRSTYADKSSATLQKGLYDSYIRAIRWASDRVGRSGIIGFVTNGNFLEVATNDGLRRCLAEEFSRIYVFHLRGNARTTGEQRRKEKDNVFGQASRAPIAISLLVKNPAAYQHGKIYFHDIGDYLGTEEKLQKIAEFASVTGITNSNEWRPITPDAHGDWLKQRDESFSRFVVLGDKKGEGIKIFNNFSLGVVTNRDSWCYNASKSQLEANVNRIIDFYNGEVDRFNRAYPGATGKARAEAVDGFVNTDRTKISWTRSLKAELVKDHQFGFEKSCLTRGLYRPFTKQWLYFNRRFNEMVYQMPRIFPNDATQNLVIGINGKGSRNGFTSLISDRIVDLNSLEAGAQCFPLYFYEKTNDDGDDGSLFAKTGGKDTDSYTRRDGISDAGLAHFQAAYPAKGEGGTITKEDLFYYIYGLLHSPDYRSRYADNLGKELPRIPAVKTFADFRAFSKAGRDLAHWHLNYETVAPYAGATLDTGKVPFKSLKPEDYRVVKMKFAKTRDPETNKSINDKTTVFYNDRITIRDIPLEAYDYVVNGKTALEWVMERQAVSVDDGKGGSGIMNDANLWATETMGNAKYPLELFLRVITVSLETMKIVNSLPKLENK
- a CDS encoding double zinc ribbon domain-containing protein — protein: MQRLLRPGWEAVVDLVFPRLCCVCQGPVGEGWFCEGCEDALPWVEEPYCGVCGEVYEGAVEGEFRCMNCSGRRLEFDFAVAACRAEGAVREMVHRFKYERRLHLRGALACLLMRTLEERRLAGEDLGEWLLVPVPLHASREADREYNQSWELCVRLSEMTGIRAVRALVRTRETVQQAGLDREERLRNLRGAFELRRGRGGCGDGGLRGRRVLLVDDVFTTGATASECARVLRREGEAEKVVVITVTRG
- the purT gene encoding formate-dependent phosphoribosylglycinamide formyltransferase; translated protein: MSRIGTPLSSSATKVMLLGSGELGKEVVIELQRLGCEVIAVDRYANAPAMQVAHRSHIISMLDGQALRRLVELEKPDCIVPEIEAIATDTLLELEAEGFRIVPTARATKLTMNREGIRRLAAEELHLKTSPYIFASTEEEFRAAIAKIGMPCVIKPIMSSSGKGQSVVKTEADIPHSWQYAQEGGRAGKGKVIVEGFVDFDYEITMLTVRHVGGTSFCAPVGHTQIKGDYRESWQPHPMSHKALAAAEHMAGAITEALGGRGLFGVEMFVKGDDVIFSEVSPRPHDTGLVTLISQDLSEFALHVRAILGLPIPNIRQHGPSASCAVLVEGESSNVQFGALDHVLAESDTQLRLFGKPTVSGQRRMAVTLARAETINEARAKAHRAAQAMEIRL